In Glycine max cultivar Williams 82 chromosome 4, Glycine_max_v4.0, whole genome shotgun sequence, the genomic stretch TGGTACTTCCCCGCCGCGTGCCGCGACCCGCCACTCCGGCTCCGGCTGAACCGCCGGATGAAAGTCTTCCACCGAGGCCCCGCCGCGAGCTCCGACCACTCGCGCACCTTCATAAAGGCCCTCACGCCGCCAGACCACCACCGCCCACCGGGACTCCCGGTCACCGGTTGCGCCTCGGAGCGCGACTCGGACCATGACGACGTGGCTCGCACGCGCTCCCACCACCCGAACCCGAGGGTGGCCGAGTCGCGACGGGAACCGAAGCAACAGGGAAAGCAGAAGCTGCAGCGCGTGTTGGCTAAACAAGGGTTTGACCTCTCGTCCCCGTTGGCGGTTGAATAATGAAGCTCATTCTGTTGAGAATTGGACATGCCAGAATCGTgcctataattttattattgctgataattgttttctttttctgtttttctgcTTCAGAGTTTCAGTCACAGTGCGTAATATATATATGGAATGGGTTTGGAGCCCTAGTTGCCTACCCCAATCATTAATTCTTATCCGCGCCCACAATACAATAAAACTGTAGTTTTAGGGTTTGGTTCTGCTGTCCTTTTTGGTATTGTTCCACGTTGTTCTGAAAGTTGTATTTTTATCAAAACGACATCGTTCTACTGAGGAGTCAAATTCGTGTGATTTTACTGTGACGTGACCTGATTGTTTATGTTGTTCTTTGATGAGGGCATTTTGGTAATTGGGTCAGCAAAGAGTCTAGGAGCCGTTGAAGTTTAAGACTTTTTGTGAATTGTGTTAACAGCATGCTGAGCTGGATCGTTGATTCAGTCACATAGTCATACATATCCAGTTTGTGGCTATGCCTTTTTGTCAGagttattatgttatttatataatacaatttaatttttaatttagtctcaaactattttaaaatattcagtttgatttttaaatttttaaaagatttaatttgtttcttaaattttttaaaaatgttagtcaTTTTCATCAGATTAAACTAATGCCCTCAAGATTacaaatttaacaatttttatttactaataaTGACGGTTTTTTAATGGTcgctatatttattattatttaagaaataaaacaacCGTGATGGCATCGACGTGGTAGGTCACCACCAGCCCTCGACGCTGTTTTCACTCTAAACACAAAAGGAGGAAAGgaggagaaaaaaaacaaatattgcaGAGTCAATacttgtttttgagtttatcCAAGATGCTTTTTTTTTAGCTAAGTCTGATTTTGATATACAGGCAGAACTCTCACTCCTCACCTTTGTTACCATCATCCAAACAAAGCATAGCTTCTAAATTTGATTCATCATTAGACAACTTTGTCAACTCGAGTTTGAACACCATCATTAAGTGGATCATGCtcttttttatacaattatacCCTTCATCTTTTCTCGACAAAACTCGAAGGTTAGAATACACGTAAACCAAATATTCATCCCGTTTTGGATTTATGGATTTATTTCTCACAACATGAGGAAGAACATGACTATACAAGAATCTTTAAGGCAAACTTCCTTATATCCGAAAGCATCCAAACCATATCTtaaaaagaataacaaaaaatcaaataaaaaatcttagatACCTTCCAATACATATCCAGAAAATATCTGAAAAATATATGAGAAgtatcttagaaaaaaattaaataaaaaagattgtaTACTTTTTGGACACAAGTATCTGCGGAATATCAGTATCCAAAACGGATACATCACCTATGCGTCCCTATTTTTGAAGTATCCGGATTccaaaggtaaaaaaaagaaaaagaaaaagaaaaaaaaaaaaaaagctgtgTGGTATTTACCCCCATCTCCCCCAACCAAAAAATAGTTTACAAAAGATGATATGAGATTCTGAATGACATTCATGTATAAAAACCCAACGAGTCCAAATATACAACCAACCAATGAATTCTCACCCGGGAAGAATGCCTAGATTCTGTATTCTATTAACATATTGAGTATCCTTTAAAAGCTACAGCTAAAGCCAACAGATGCATCCAATTTCCCCCACCAACCAATAAAAACCAATCACTCTAATCCCCTGTGCTCCGTTTCTGAGACCTAAAGCTGCTACCAATATTCTTTACAATCAAAAGTCAGACTTAAAGCTATTTCCTTAAATCCTTCTTTTATGCATCTTTTcaaaaacaaccatcaaaattgTGCCTTTATCCCATGCTGGTGCCTATAGTGTACTTTTTAAACATCATTCTCAAAACATACTTCTCTTTTCTCAAAAGGGGTTTCTGTAGAGCATCTTGATTTAGGCCCTGAAGCCGCACCAAGACCCTCAAGTAATGTCATCACATCCACAGTGTCATCTAGGTAGTACCTGGCTTTGCTCGGTTTTTGTCCAACAGTGCATGCAAAGATTTGTGGTGCTGAGAAGGAGTTAGCACTATAAGGTTCGGCTAGTATGCTCTCAAACATGTCCTCATCAGATCTATCATCACCAATGCACAGTACAAAATCTGGCGATTTACCCTTCTTGGTTAGGGAAGAAAGAACTTCCTGTGCAACTGACCCTTTAGTAATGCCCTGTACGGTTGATTAGTTAATATTAGCTTCTGAGAACGATTATAGGTTGTGATGTGAAGAGATAAGTATATACCTGAGGCTTGACTTCAATAATATGTTGCCCTTTTTTTACAACAACAGGCTCATTTGCAAGTACATTTTCAAGGTGATCCAGCAGCTCCATGGCTTGCCAAGATCCAAAATCAGGATCAGCATCACGGTAATGCCACACCAAGGCACTCTCTTTGGTCTCTACAGAGGAACCGTCTGTGGCCTCCATATAAGATCTCATCACAGGTTCAGCAATCTTTTGCCATGCAAAATCTGTATCTGCATGACTCATTTGCCAACTAGTATGTTTACCCCACCTATGGTaaagatcaaataaaaataccaTCAGCTTAAAGAACTTGACAGTGACACGACAACCGACAACCGCAGTAccataagaagaagaaacaccCATATAAACATGTACTATAAggtaaaatcaaattttcacaGTACAGAAAAGatcaaacaaaagtaaaaactcCAACATAAACATGTATTAAAAAGAAAGTTCAAAATTTCACATTAAAGAACATAACAAGCCAATGCTGTAAGCCCTGAATACAAACCAGTAT encodes the following:
- the LOC100787218 gene encoding uncharacterized protein, encoding MSNSQQNELHYSTANGDERSNPCLANTRCSFCFPCCFGSRRDSATLGFGWWERVRATSSWSESRSEAQPVTGSPGGRWWSGGVRAFMKVREWSELAAGPRWKTFIRRFSRSRSGGSRHAAGKYQYDPLSYALNFDEGHNGDFGDDGYDGLRNFSTRYAAPPPIKSVSSDSNQDVAVLG